AGTTTCAACCCTGCATTATCATGTAATATCAAATTAAAACATGTTATTTGCATGTAAACCTCATAAGTAGATTAAGAGATCATGATTTACACCtttctatatttatttatttataccaAATAAATATACTAAAAATAGGTGTGCCTCAGCTTTGAGTCACTTATCCTCTACAATACAATATGAGTTTCATTTTATTCATATAAAGTCAATTCGACAGATCACGTTTCCCATATGAACACATTGATATAGAAAACAATAGAAGACTTCCAGAAACTGATACAATTTCACTATTGTCACCGCACACCAACCAAAGCGCATTTCTTTTTTCATACAGATATGTATGTAACACACAAATGCAGTGGATGGTACTCTAAGCAAGTAGGTGTTCTTCCATTACATGGACAGACAAAGGAGCCATCGAAAACGTTCCAGAGAACTTGAGTTTATTCTGTTCCGGCGATCTTCTTCTTCAAGCTCTCGATGTCGGTGGCCAACTCTTTCCTGCTTTCCTGTGAGAAGTAAGAAACACCAAAGCATCCATGTAAATTAATAATCCTATGCAAAATTGGCCAATTCAATTCAAACGCACACAAGATGTACCATGTGCTAGCATTGTTATACCTTGAAGAGGAGGTAGCGGTAGACGAACCACCCGGTGTAGCCGAGCCCAACCAGCTCCAGGAGCTTGGGGAGCTGCACAAAGCAGACCACAGAACATCATAAATTCATCATCCACCACAGTTCAGAGCTTGGGGATTAACTGCGAAAAAACGCAAGAGGCGGTTAATTTGGTCAGCGTGCACGTACCAACGGCACGGAGTTGATGGCGCCGACGACGACGGTGGTGAGCCAGAGAGCCACGACGGCGCCGCCGCTGTAGAGGAGGAAGGTGGGCTTGTCCTCAATCGCCTCCCACTGTCACACAGGAGAAGAGAACGGGTGACGATAGGCACATTGTGCAGGAGCCAGGAACTGATATGCCCATACGTTTACGCAGGCAGGTAGCTGGTACGAACCTTCCCCTTGAGGTCCTCGATGATCTCGTCGCCGCTCGCCGACGTGTCGTCGGAGGCGGCCTTCACGCGGAGCAGGGACGGCCTGGGCGCATCTGCAAGCTCGGCGAAGTCGTCAGAGCCAAAAGAATTTCCCCGAAAAAACCCGGCTGATAGATACTACTAGCATGCATGTGCACCTTGGAGGCGGAGAGGGTGGAAGTTGCGCCGCGGGAGGAGGGCGGAGGAGCGGGGGGCGGCGttgccggtggcggcggggaggcgTGCCCCTCCGAGGAGGGCCACGGAGTACGCCGTGGCAGCCATTGATCTGTCAGTGCCTTATCGCTAGAACTATCGCTTCCTCGGCCTCTCGCTCTGCGTTTCGCTGGTGCTAACGGAACAACAAAAGCTGGAACGGTTGTTGTGTAGGAGGGGCTCTTGTGCGGCCGCGCTCGCCCGCGTCTTTGGTCCCTCGgagcggtgacgtggcggcgcgcttggctgtgattGGCTGCCTCCCTATCTTCACATCCATGGATGGCCTCCCTGCCCTCCCGTACCAGGCATTCCTTTGGTTGGTGCCTGATGAGTGGGGACTGGGAAT
This portion of the Triticum dicoccoides isolate Atlit2015 ecotype Zavitan chromosome 7A, WEW_v2.0, whole genome shotgun sequence genome encodes:
- the LOC119330086 gene encoding protein CURVATURE THYLAKOID 1A, chloroplastic-like gives rise to the protein MAATAYSVALLGGARLPAATGNAAPRSSALLPRRNFHPLRLQDAPRPSLLRVKAASDDTSASGDEIIEDLKGKWEAIEDKPTFLLYSGGAVVALWLTTVVVGAINSVPLLPKLLELVGLGYTGWFVYRYLLFKESRKELATDIESLKKKIAGTE